The nucleotide window TGCGGGCGCGGGTTCGACCTTCTGGTCACGCAACGACAACAGCGGCACAAACGCCAAGGAGAAGGCGATCTGGCTCGGCCTCGGCAACCCGCAGTTCTCGTCTGGCACGACCCCGCAGCCTTGGTACAAGGCATCGGGCACCATGGGTATGGCGCAGGCTCTGGCAACCGCGAATGATGCGGGGACTGCCGGCTACACGCTTGCGGACCGTGCCACGTGGCTCAATGCCAAGGCCCTGGGAATCACCCCGAACCTCTCGATTCTGAATGCGGGCGATCCGACGCTCTTCAATCAGTATGCTGTCATCGAGGTTGGCGGCGCCCGCAACTGGGAGGGTGCCATGGACTTCAGCCGGTGGATTCGGACGGCTTCGGCCCAGGCACTGATCAAGTCGTACGGCGAGTACACGTATCCCGGCCAGGTCATGTTTGAGCCGAACGCTGGCTCATACCCCTGGTAGTCTGACGTGCTGCATTCTGGCCCGGCGGGTCGTCTATCGATCTGCCGGGCCAGAGTTGTTTCAGGTCGATTCCTATAGGCTGTGATGCGGGGCTGAGCGTCGATACGTCGTGCGCTGGGCCGTCTACCCTAGTTCGGCGGGAGCGACATGGAGATATACATCACGGCAGTGACGGACGCATTCAGCCTTCTGACAGGGGCCAATCCGACCGTGTGGCAGGTCATTGCCCTCTCGTTGTTGGTCTCAGGGTCTGCGATTTGCATCGCCACGCTCATCGGTGTCCCGCTCGGCTATCTCCTCGGGATGAGCCGATTTGCCGGGAGGGGCGTTCTCGTTCTGCTGATCAATACGGCCATGGGCTTTCCCCCGGTCGTCATCGGGCTCTTCGTCTACATGGCCCTCTCTCGTTCGGGGCCGCTCGGTGGTCTGCAGTGGCTGTTCACGCCACAAGGCATGATCATGGCGCAAGTCATACTTGCGTCCCCGCTCGTGATAGGGGTGTCCGCTGCCGCAATCGCTGGCGTACCGCGCGATCTTAGACTCCAGTTGCGTGCGCTTGGTGCCTCCCGCATCCAAGAAGGCTACGAGGTCTTGAAGGAGGCGCGAGGCGGCGTGATCGTAGCGATCATTGCGGGTTTCGGCGCGATCATCTCAGAGGTTGGCGCGGTGTCTATCGTGGGCGGCGGCATCGAGGGCTACACGGATGTCATGACCACCGCCATTATGGCCAATGTGCGCCGTGGCGAGCTCCCCCAGGCCATGGCATGGGCCGTGGTACTCATGGGCATCGCACTTGTGGTCAACGTCGCCCTCACATCGCTCCAGAGCACAGGGAATTCGTATGACCGCTAACCCTGGGTATCTGAGCACGCGCGCCTCCTCGGCCGACACCCCCACCATTCAGGGCGAGGGGTTGCGCGTCACCTACCGGGGCAAGACGGTACTCGAGGTGGATTCGATCTCGCTCGCCGCCGGGGAGACCTTCGCGCTGCTGGGATCATCAGGAGCAGGCAAGTCGACTCTACTCCGCGTGCTCGGCATGCTCGAAAGGCCGACCGCCGGTCGCGTCCTCTATGAGGGGGAGCCAGCGAACGGGAGCCGCCTTCGCACGCGCCGCACTGTGGCTGCGGTCTTCCAGAAGCCGTACCTGCTCCGTGGTACCGTCGCCGACAACGTCGGATACGGCCTGAGGCTCCGCCGTGTTCCTGCGGCCGAGCGGGTGCGGCAGGCTGCGGAAGCCCTCGAGCGCGTCGGCCTGGCCGGATGGCAGGATCGTTCCGCGCTCACTCTGTCCGGTGGCGAGGCTCAGCGGGTCGCGCTGGCGCGAGCGCTCGTGTTGCGACCCAGATTGCTCCTCCTCGATGAGCCTCTGTCCTACCTTGACCCGCTACTGAAGCGCCAGCTGAGCCTCGAGTTCGCGCGGATTCTCGCAGACGAGGCGGTCACCGCGCTCTACGTGACACACGATCAGGATGAGGCGGCAGTGGTGGCCGATCGGATTGGGGTCATGCGGGAAGGCCGTATCGTGGCCGAAGGTGACCCGGAGAGCGTGCTGACGCTACCGAACGACCCATGGGTCGCGTCGTTCCTCGGTACGGTCACGTCCGTGGACGGCGTCGTTGAGTCTGCCGTCGAAGGCACGCTGAGGATCCGCTGCGGCCACGCTGCGATATACGCTCTCGGCACGATGGCAGTCGGCGCGTCGGTCAGATTGGGGGTCCGCCCCGAAGACGTGTTGCTGTTCGAGCCAGACGTGCCATTTGCCGGGACGCCGGCACGCAACCGGATCGAAGGTGTGGTCACCGAGGTCTCCGCATCGGGCGTCACCGTGCGCGTGGTGGTCGACCTCGGTGGGGCCCGAATTTCGTCTTCAGTTTCCCGTTCTTCAGCAGCGTCACTCAAGCTGGCGCCGGGGGCTGGCGTGACCGCGATGTTCAAGTCGACGGCGGTCA belongs to Coriobacteriia bacterium and includes:
- a CDS encoding ABC transporter permease, encoding MEIYITAVTDAFSLLTGANPTVWQVIALSLLVSGSAICIATLIGVPLGYLLGMSRFAGRGVLVLLINTAMGFPPVVIGLFVYMALSRSGPLGGLQWLFTPQGMIMAQVILASPLVIGVSAAAIAGVPRDLRLQLRALGASRIQEGYEVLKEARGGVIVAIIAGFGAIISEVGAVSIVGGGIEGYTDVMTTAIMANVRRGELPQAMAWAVVLMGIALVVNVALTSLQSTGNSYDR
- a CDS encoding ABC transporter ATP-binding protein, with amino-acid sequence MTANPGYLSTRASSADTPTIQGEGLRVTYRGKTVLEVDSISLAAGETFALLGSSGAGKSTLLRVLGMLERPTAGRVLYEGEPANGSRLRTRRTVAAVFQKPYLLRGTVADNVGYGLRLRRVPAAERVRQAAEALERVGLAGWQDRSALTLSGGEAQRVALARALVLRPRLLLLDEPLSYLDPLLKRQLSLEFARILADEAVTALYVTHDQDEAAVVADRIGVMREGRIVAEGDPESVLTLPNDPWVASFLGTVTSVDGVVESAVEGTLRIRCGHAAIYALGTMAVGASVRLGVRPEDVLLFEPDVPFAGTPARNRIEGVVTEVSASGVTVRVVVDLGGARISSSVSRSSAASLKLAPGAGVTAMFKSTAVRVVEC